One part of the Megachile rotundata isolate GNS110a chromosome 16, iyMegRotu1, whole genome shotgun sequence genome encodes these proteins:
- the LOC143266016 gene encoding LOW QUALITY PROTEIN: uncharacterized protein LOC143266016 (The sequence of the model RefSeq protein was modified relative to this genomic sequence to represent the inferred CDS: inserted 2 bases in 1 codon; substituted 2 bases at 2 genomic stop codons), with amino-acid sequence MENEVALRQVLDVLQRQNEIHAKNVAEVQRQIQILTKQSDEENKRRVKEIEMLGKTLAEMKLGLGSQGTFVTEDFESVNHSELQSKTNMKQKDETTQAQIPLPSDEEDDNENIRGYQEDFDETSQQLTMLSTKDSIRYIPSLNGEDDVGVEDFIKEVREMRVRCLERDLLFKAIKVDKIVGRAAQSIRNIXIENYSDXFEALRSNVAVQVTSDEYSEQLRDMKQGRDESIQNFNIRFRRILNKLTYAADNENPAPLTKRIMLEATMKKVNRIYLKGLRHDIGQILLANEPIFLAETEKKAADIEXYLLEEQREWRRPQVNHAYNPSNRFNSNNRPIRPAVNNYQSNRNTGRLNNPNRLERSSGQAQLKCFKCGKLGHMAPQCQNFQLPVQRNLPPPRVNQVKRETTRRWDTTSQHNNRKITHSCILTTSRRTSTFNRHWLRDKSNKRR; translated from the exons ATGGAAAACGAAGTCGCTTTAAGACAAGTATTAGACGTATTACAGCGACAAAATGAAATACATGCAAAAAACGTAGCTGAAGTTCAACggcaaattcaaatattaactAAACAATCGGATGAAGAAAATAAACGTCGCGTGAAAGAAATCGAAATGTTAGGAAAAACGTTAGCTGAAATGAAATTAGGACTTGGGAGTCAGGGAACATTTGTTACGGAAGATTTCGAATCAGTTAATCATTCGGAACTCCAATCTAAAACTAACATGAAACAAAAGGATGAGACTACTCAGGCACAAATACCACTTCCGTCGGACGAGGAAGACGATAACGAAAATATACGCGGATATCAGGAAGATTTCGATGAAACGTCACAACAACTTACAATGTTATCGACAAAAGACTCGATAAGATATATTCCATCGTTAAACGGAGAAGATGACGTCGGGGTGGAAGATTTTATAAAGGAAGTTCGCGAAATGAGAGTTCGGTGTTTGGAAAGGGATTTACTTTTCAAAGCAATAAAAGTAGACAAAATAGTCGGCAGGGCGGCTCAGAGCATTCGCAATAT TATAGAAAATTATAGTGACTGATTCGAAGCATTACGTTCTAACGTGGCGGTTCAAGTTACTTCTGACGAATACAGTGAACAATTGCGTGATATGAAACAGGGACGCGATGAATCTATACAGAATTTTAATATCAGATTCCGAAGAATTTTGAATAAACTCACGTATGCAGCCGATAATGAAAATCCGGCACCACTTACAAAAAGAATAATGCTTGAAGCCACCATGAAAAAGGTTAACCGAATATACCTCAAAGGACTACGTCATGACATCGGGCAAATTTTGCTTGCCAATGAACCGATTTTTCTAGCGGAAACAGAGAAGAAAGCAGCCGACATAGAATGATACTTGCTGGAGGAACAACGTGAATGGAGAAGACCTCAAGTAAATCATGCGTATAATCCATCAAATCGCTTCAATAGTAATAATCGACCAATACGTCCAGCTGTAAATAATTATCAAAGTAATCGGAATACTGGACGACTAAATAATCCTAATCGGCTTGAAAGATCATCTGGACAAGCACAACTCAAATGTTTTAAATGTGGTAAATTGGGACATATGGCTCCGCAAtgccaaaattttcaattaccagTCCAAAGGAATCTGCCACCTCCGCGAGTGAACCAGGTGAAAAGGGAAACAACGAGGAGATGGGATACCACGAGTCAACACAACAACAGGAAGATTACTCACAGTTGCATTTTGACCACCAGCAGGAGAACGAGTACATTTAATCGTCACTGGCTCAGGGATAAATCTAATAAAAGAAGATAA